A genomic region of Vitis vinifera cultivar Pinot Noir 40024 chromosome 7, ASM3070453v1 contains the following coding sequences:
- the LOC100250992 gene encoding amino acid permease 4 isoform X2, whose amino-acid sequence MHIGLWTQVDEKPHQMLHLPSDVLPHDISKCLDDDGRPKRTGTVWTASAHIITSIIGSGVLSLAWAVAQLGWIGGPTVILMFAVVICYTSSLLADCYRSGDPISGKRNYTYMEVVQSNLGGAKVKICGLIQYCNLFGITVGYTIATSVSMMAVMRSNCFHRSGNKNPCHESSNPYMIMFGIIEIVLSQIPDFDQIWWLSILASIMSFTYSSIGLGLGVSTVAANGIFKGTLTGISIGTITRTQKLWKCFQALANIAFSYCYSFVLVEIQDTIKSPPSEATTMKKANLISVAITTSFYMLCGCMGYAALGDQAPGNLLTEFGFRDPFWLIDIANIAIVIHLVGAYQVFSQPLFAFIEKWLSKKCPSSTFITKEIKVPIPCWGVYNLNLFRLVWRSAFVMVTTLVSMLLPFFNDVLGIIGAFAFWPLAVYFPVEMYIAQRRIPKWGVKWTCFQMLSLACLMISIVAGIGSIAGVVTDLRAYQPFKTRY is encoded by the exons ATGCACATTGGGCTATGGACACAG gtgGATGAGAAACCACACCAAATGCTTCATCTCCCAAGTGATGTCCTTCCACATGATATATCAAAATGCTTGGACGACGATGGCCGGCCAAAAAGAACAG GAACTGTTTGGACTGCAAGTGCCCACATAATCACATCAATTATCGGATCCGGGGTGCTTTCATTAGCATGGGCTGTAGCTCAGCTAGGATGGATTGGTGGACCAACTGTAATTCTCATGTTCGCAGTTGTAATATGTTATACTTCATCTCTACTAGCAGACTGTTACAGGTCAGGTGATCCCATATCTGGAAAGAGAAACTATACTTACATGGAGGTCGTTCAATCCAATCTTGGTGGTGCAAAGGTCAAGATATGTGGCCTAATCCAGTACTGCAATCTTTTCGGAATCACGGTTGGATACACTATTGCAACATCTGTAAGCATGAT GGCAGTTATGCGGTCTAATTGTTTCCACAGGAGTGGCAATAAGAACCCATGCCATGAGTCGAGCAACCCTTACATGATCATGTTTGGCATTATTGAAATCGTGTTGTCTCAGATTCCAGACTTCGATCAAATATGGTGGCTCTCTATTCTTGCCTCCATCATGTCCTTTACTTACTCTTCAATAGGTCTAGGCCTCGGGGTTTCTACTGTTGCAG CAAATGGAATTTTCAAGGGTACTCTCACCGGAATAAGCATTGGAACCATCACAAGAACACAAAAGCTATGGAAGTGTTTCCAGGCTTTGGCTAACATAGCATTTTCATACTGCTATTCATTTGTCCTCGTTGAAATTCAG GACACAATCAAGTCCCCTCCGTCAGAAGCAACAACAATGAAAAAGGCCAACCTGATAAGTGTAGCGATAACAACATCTTTCTATATGCTTTGTGGCTGCATGGGCTATGCAGCTTTAGGGGATCAAGCTCCTGGAAACCTCCTCACTGAGTTTGGCTTCCGTGATCCATTTTGGCTCATTGATATTGCCAACATCGCCATAGTAATCCACCTTGTTGGAGCTTACCAAGTCTTTTCTCAACCTCTTTTTGCCTTCATTGAAAAATGGTTGTCCAAGAAATGTCCAAGTAGCACATTTATCACCAAGGAAATCAAGGTTCCAATACCATGTTGGGGAGTCTATAATCTAAACCTCTTTAGATTAGTATGGAGATCGGCTTTTGTTATGGTAACCACCCTTGTATCAATGTTGCTCCCATTCTTCAATGACGTCTTGGGAATAATAGGGGCATTCGCCTTCTGGCCTCTTGCTGTTTACTTCCCCGTCGAGATGTATATCGCTCAGAGAAGGATACCAAAATGGGGTGTCAAATGGACTTGCTTTCAAATGCTGAGTCTGGCGTGTCTTATGATCTCTATTGTAGCTGGAATTGGTTCAATCGCCGGTGTTGTGACCGATCTTAGAGCTTACCAGCCGTTCAAGACTAGATACTAG
- the LOC100250992 gene encoding amino acid permease 4 isoform X1, with amino-acid sequence MVKWSRCSLFIHGGGASILKLSDVEGGYAHWAMDTDLGTNQRERTFGLPISSFSCVLGLLGGKAGTTMLQVDEKPHQMLHLPSDVLPHDISKCLDDDGRPKRTGTVWTASAHIITSIIGSGVLSLAWAVAQLGWIGGPTVILMFAVVICYTSSLLADCYRSGDPISGKRNYTYMEVVQSNLGGAKVKICGLIQYCNLFGITVGYTIATSVSMMAVMRSNCFHRSGNKNPCHESSNPYMIMFGIIEIVLSQIPDFDQIWWLSILASIMSFTYSSIGLGLGVSTVAANGIFKGTLTGISIGTITRTQKLWKCFQALANIAFSYCYSFVLVEIQDTIKSPPSEATTMKKANLISVAITTSFYMLCGCMGYAALGDQAPGNLLTEFGFRDPFWLIDIANIAIVIHLVGAYQVFSQPLFAFIEKWLSKKCPSSTFITKEIKVPIPCWGVYNLNLFRLVWRSAFVMVTTLVSMLLPFFNDVLGIIGAFAFWPLAVYFPVEMYIAQRRIPKWGVKWTCFQMLSLACLMISIVAGIGSIAGVVTDLRAYQPFKTRY; translated from the exons ATG GTAAAATGGAGTCGATGTTCATTGTTTATTCATGGTGGAGGAGCATCTATTCTCAAACTCAGTGATGTAGAAGGCGGCTATGCACATTGGGCTATGGACACAG ATCTAGGAACCAACCAAAGGGAAAGAACATTTGGTCTTCcaatttcttctttctcttgtgTGCTTGGTTTGTTAGGTGGGAAGGCTGGAACAACAATGCTGCAG gtgGATGAGAAACCACACCAAATGCTTCATCTCCCAAGTGATGTCCTTCCACATGATATATCAAAATGCTTGGACGACGATGGCCGGCCAAAAAGAACAG GAACTGTTTGGACTGCAAGTGCCCACATAATCACATCAATTATCGGATCCGGGGTGCTTTCATTAGCATGGGCTGTAGCTCAGCTAGGATGGATTGGTGGACCAACTGTAATTCTCATGTTCGCAGTTGTAATATGTTATACTTCATCTCTACTAGCAGACTGTTACAGGTCAGGTGATCCCATATCTGGAAAGAGAAACTATACTTACATGGAGGTCGTTCAATCCAATCTTGGTGGTGCAAAGGTCAAGATATGTGGCCTAATCCAGTACTGCAATCTTTTCGGAATCACGGTTGGATACACTATTGCAACATCTGTAAGCATGAT GGCAGTTATGCGGTCTAATTGTTTCCACAGGAGTGGCAATAAGAACCCATGCCATGAGTCGAGCAACCCTTACATGATCATGTTTGGCATTATTGAAATCGTGTTGTCTCAGATTCCAGACTTCGATCAAATATGGTGGCTCTCTATTCTTGCCTCCATCATGTCCTTTACTTACTCTTCAATAGGTCTAGGCCTCGGGGTTTCTACTGTTGCAG CAAATGGAATTTTCAAGGGTACTCTCACCGGAATAAGCATTGGAACCATCACAAGAACACAAAAGCTATGGAAGTGTTTCCAGGCTTTGGCTAACATAGCATTTTCATACTGCTATTCATTTGTCCTCGTTGAAATTCAG GACACAATCAAGTCCCCTCCGTCAGAAGCAACAACAATGAAAAAGGCCAACCTGATAAGTGTAGCGATAACAACATCTTTCTATATGCTTTGTGGCTGCATGGGCTATGCAGCTTTAGGGGATCAAGCTCCTGGAAACCTCCTCACTGAGTTTGGCTTCCGTGATCCATTTTGGCTCATTGATATTGCCAACATCGCCATAGTAATCCACCTTGTTGGAGCTTACCAAGTCTTTTCTCAACCTCTTTTTGCCTTCATTGAAAAATGGTTGTCCAAGAAATGTCCAAGTAGCACATTTATCACCAAGGAAATCAAGGTTCCAATACCATGTTGGGGAGTCTATAATCTAAACCTCTTTAGATTAGTATGGAGATCGGCTTTTGTTATGGTAACCACCCTTGTATCAATGTTGCTCCCATTCTTCAATGACGTCTTGGGAATAATAGGGGCATTCGCCTTCTGGCCTCTTGCTGTTTACTTCCCCGTCGAGATGTATATCGCTCAGAGAAGGATACCAAAATGGGGTGTCAAATGGACTTGCTTTCAAATGCTGAGTCTGGCGTGTCTTATGATCTCTATTGTAGCTGGAATTGGTTCAATCGCCGGTGTTGTGACCGATCTTAGAGCTTACCAGCCGTTCAAGACTAGATACTAG
- the LOC104879935 gene encoding uncharacterized protein At2g29880 gives MESTSSGPIRGRGKNKRVWTPKEDAKLIESLVELCVSGKMKCDNGFRPGTFAQVERLLEDKLPGCGLKASPHIESRVKTLKRQYNAITDMLSHGSGFSWDEKNKMIHCHIDVYERWVKDHRDAHGLRLKPFPHYEDLKQILGKDRVCKKEIVSPAGVMKELHQEEVANNDVGLDIVEADVSVAQPSTSASSSKEGSAQSCRKRSREYADLAEVMVRTCNALERLISCIARQEEKEQRVDKVVGELVKLPGLSKLDILKLSEVIISDPVKVTLFFSLDEDLKKEWMRQLLRTT, from the exons ATGGAGTCGACTTCAAGCGGTCCAATTAGGGGACGGGGTAAAAACAAGCGAGTGTGGACACCGAAGGAGGATGCAAAATTGATTGAATCCTTGGTTGAGTTATGTGTTTCTGGGAAGATGAAATGTGATAATGGTTTTAGACCAGGCACGTTTGCACAAGTAGAAAGGTTATTGGAGGACAAGCTGCCAGGTTGTGGATTGAAAGCAAGTCCACATATTGAGTCTCGAGTGAAGACTTTAAAAAGGCAATATAATGCTATAACTGACATGCTTTCACATGGCAGCGGGTTCTCATGGGATGAAAAGAACAAGATGATCCATTGTCATATAGATGTATATGAACGATGGGTGAAG GACCATAGGGATGCACATGGATTGAGACTTAAACCTTTCCCCCACTATGAGGACTTGAAACAGATCCTTGGGAAAGACCGTGTGTGTAAGAAAGAAATTGTCTCACCGGCCGGTGTTATGAAGGAGCTACACCAAGAGGAGGTCGCTAATAATGATGTGGGTTTGGACATTGTAGAGGCCGATGTGTCAGTGGCTCAACCATCCACATCAGCATCATCTTCTAAAGAAGGGTCAGCGCAGTCTTGTAGGAAAAGGTCAAGGGAATATGCAGATTTAGCTGAAGTAATGGTGAGGACCTGTAATGCATTAGAAAGGCTCATATCTTGTATTGCCCGTCAAGAAGAAAAGGAACAAAGAGTGGATAAAGTGGTGGGTGAGTTGGTGAAGCTTCCGGGTCTTAGTAAGTTGGACATATTGAAATTAAGTGAAGTGATCATCAGTGACCCAGTGAAAGTCACACTTTTTTTCAGCCTTGACGAGGACCTCAAAAAGGAATGGATGAGGCAGCTTCTTCGCACAACATAG